A window of Ignavibacterium sp. contains these coding sequences:
- a CDS encoding HNH endonuclease, whose protein sequence is MDQSQFIILLMKMEVTIVFHIKQSQLYFRIKRNGIRVRMHRYIYLIIKRQIPEDKLVRHKCNNPNCINPEHLEIGIQKDNMEDMKRSNKPKKKEKY, encoded by the coding sequence ATGGATCAAAGCCAATTTATTATTCTGTTGATGAAAATGGAGGTCACAATTGTTTTTCACATTAAGCAGAGTCAGTTATATTTTCGGATTAAACGGAATGGAATACGGGTGAGAATGCACCGATATATTTACTTAATTATAAAGAGGCAAATACCAGAGGACAAATTAGTCCGGCACAAATGTAATAATCCCAATTGTATAAATCCTGAACATCTTGAAATTGGTATTCAGAAGGATAATATGGAGGATATGAAACGAAGTAATAAGCCAAAAAAAAAAGAAAAGTACTGA
- a CDS encoding STAS domain-containing protein, producing the protein MLDFERRMAYGFVIEKVNLSRATIKEAQEFKVLLEEDILRGHTIIIVDLSECEFMDSTFIGVLVVTFKKLVKLGGSLKIVKPGLFANSILNYTGSIEVFEIFDTLDEALASIKDKKHLREEILN; encoded by the coding sequence ATGCTTGATTTCGAAAGAAGAATGGCTTACGGATTTGTTATTGAAAAGGTAAATCTTTCGAGGGCAACTATAAAAGAAGCACAAGAATTTAAAGTTCTGCTTGAGGAAGATATTCTAAGAGGGCATACAATTATTATAGTTGATTTGAGTGAATGTGAGTTTATGGATTCGACTTTTATTGGTGTACTTGTTGTAACATTTAAAAAGCTTGTAAAGCTCGGAGGATCACTTAAGATTGTTAAACCGGGCTTATTTGCAAACTCAATACTTAATTACACCGGTTCAATAGAAGTTTTTGAGATCTTTGATACATTAGACGAAGCATTAGCAAGTATCAAAGACAAGAAACACTTAAGAGAAGAAATATTGAATTAG
- a CDS encoding multifunctional oxoglutarate decarboxylase/oxoglutarate dehydrogenase thiamine pyrophosphate-binding subunit/dihydrolipoyllysine-residue succinyltransferase subunit, which translates to MKKEKLSKKEIEELEKFGANTWFVEYLYKQYEQKPDEVPEQWRKFFGNVEGKNKSNGSGHQESLSYLTLPKNVEFPKPSEDDELKVIAGSAQRILDNMTSSLTIPVATSQRTIPVKLLEENRILINQHLQKRNLGKVSFTHIISWAILKAIKKIPAMNNAFTIIDGKPNLIVRKNVNLGLAIDIERKDGSRSLLVPNIKNANKLSFKEFLQAYEDIVERSRKGTIDPSEFLGTTITLTNPGTIGTVSSIPRLMIGQGAIIAIGAIQYNAEYQAMSPTTISALGISKVMNITSTYDHRIIQGAESGLFLKEINELLLGKDRFYEEIFDELKVTMRPLQWETDYQPGGFDKSSSADEIVKQAKVLQLINLYRVRGHLIADLDPLGSKVNYHPELDPSSFNLTVWDLDREFITGGFGGLKTATLRQILTILHKTYCEKIGVEYMHIQSPAEKVWLQSKMEPSKNTPDFDSNIKKHILKKLIQAESFEHFLHNRFIGHKRFSLEGSETLIPVLDFLLNEAAEHNVSEAVIGMAHRGRMNVLVNIMGKSYESIFSEFEDIQDPNSIQGSGDVKYHLGATGKYKTLNGKMIGVSLSSNPSHLEWVNPVVEGIVRAKQTRLGDAKAHQKVMPILIHGDAAFAGQGVVAETLNLSQLSGYRTGGTVHIIVNNQIGFTTTPEDARSSTYATDVAKMIQAPIFHVNGDDPEAALWVTKIAFEYKHVFKKDVVIDLFGYRRHGHNEGDEPGFTQPILYDKIKAHPSVRKIYLDKLLKEGVITSEEAEKIQSSYEKELSKALDSVKKKSTTFSSEVPLAVPAKSIKSVKTQPTFISEEILNKVIIGLTTLPENFNGHPKLQKFLEARRKLLDNSAKADWALAESIAFGSLLLEGTPVRLSGQDSVRGTFSQRHLALTDVKTGTEYFPLNHLDANQANLEALDSSLSEAAVLGFEYGYSTADPLALVIWEAQFGDFANSAQVIIDNFIVASFEKWNVPNSLVMLLPHGYEGQGPEHSSARIERFLILCAEENMHVCNVTTPVQYFHLLRRQIKYNLQKPLVIFTPKSLLRHPEAKSSKEEFLSGEFKEVLDDLTVTDKSKITRIILTSGKVYYDLKKFLDVNKIKDTAIIRLEQYYPFKSEMLKRILSSYHNSQKLVWVQEEPRNMGAWNFLWHRLEEIKNNNQKLYCVSRPEGASPAVGSARITLQQQEQLIKEAFQ; encoded by the coding sequence ATGAAAAAAGAAAAATTATCTAAAAAAGAAATTGAAGAACTTGAGAAATTTGGTGCGAACACCTGGTTCGTCGAGTATCTGTACAAACAATATGAACAAAAACCTGATGAAGTGCCTGAACAATGGAGAAAATTTTTTGGAAATGTTGAAGGTAAAAATAAATCAAATGGTTCCGGACATCAGGAAAGTTTATCATATCTTACATTGCCAAAGAATGTTGAATTTCCAAAACCATCTGAAGATGATGAACTAAAAGTAATTGCAGGAAGTGCTCAGAGAATTCTTGACAATATGACATCAAGCTTAACAATTCCCGTGGCAACTTCACAAAGGACTATTCCGGTTAAACTTTTAGAAGAAAACCGAATTCTTATAAATCAACATCTTCAGAAAAGAAATTTAGGTAAAGTATCTTTTACTCATATCATTAGCTGGGCAATACTCAAAGCGATTAAGAAAATTCCAGCTATGAACAATGCTTTTACAATAATTGACGGTAAGCCCAACCTCATAGTGAGAAAAAATGTTAATCTCGGCTTAGCAATAGACATAGAAAGAAAAGATGGAAGCAGATCATTGCTTGTTCCAAACATTAAAAATGCGAACAAACTTTCATTCAAAGAATTTTTACAAGCTTATGAAGATATAGTTGAGCGTTCGAGAAAAGGCACTATAGATCCATCAGAATTTTTAGGAACTACAATTACACTAACAAACCCTGGTACTATAGGAACGGTGTCATCAATTCCAAGATTGATGATTGGTCAGGGAGCAATAATTGCAATCGGAGCAATACAGTACAATGCAGAGTATCAGGCGATGTCGCCAACGACTATTTCCGCTCTCGGAATAAGTAAGGTAATGAACATCACCAGTACATATGACCATAGAATTATTCAGGGTGCTGAATCAGGGCTTTTTCTTAAAGAGATAAATGAATTATTACTAGGTAAAGATAGATTTTATGAGGAGATATTCGATGAGTTAAAAGTAACAATGAGACCCTTGCAATGGGAAACTGATTACCAACCCGGTGGTTTTGACAAGTCATCAAGCGCTGATGAAATTGTAAAGCAAGCTAAAGTTCTACAACTAATTAATTTGTATCGTGTTCGTGGACATTTAATCGCTGACCTTGATCCACTTGGGTCAAAAGTAAATTATCATCCGGAGCTTGATCCATCTTCCTTCAATCTGACAGTTTGGGACCTTGACAGAGAATTTATTACGGGAGGATTCGGAGGATTAAAGACAGCAACTTTAAGACAGATACTCACAATTTTACACAAGACCTATTGTGAGAAGATTGGCGTAGAATATATGCACATCCAAAGTCCCGCAGAAAAAGTCTGGCTTCAGAGTAAAATGGAGCCGTCTAAAAATACTCCTGACTTTGATAGCAATATCAAGAAGCACATTTTGAAAAAATTAATACAGGCAGAATCATTTGAACATTTTCTTCACAACAGATTTATAGGACATAAAAGATTTTCATTAGAAGGTTCTGAAACACTTATACCTGTACTCGATTTCCTACTGAATGAAGCGGCAGAACATAATGTATCTGAAGCTGTTATTGGAATGGCTCATCGTGGAAGGATGAATGTGCTAGTTAATATTATGGGTAAATCTTATGAATCTATTTTCAGTGAATTTGAAGATATACAGGATCCAAATTCAATTCAGGGCTCGGGAGATGTGAAATATCATCTTGGAGCAACCGGTAAGTATAAGACACTTAACGGGAAAATGATTGGGGTTTCCCTTTCATCAAATCCAAGTCATCTTGAATGGGTTAACCCAGTTGTCGAAGGTATTGTTCGCGCAAAACAAACCAGGTTGGGTGATGCCAAAGCACATCAGAAAGTAATGCCAATACTGATTCACGGTGACGCTGCATTTGCGGGTCAAGGTGTTGTAGCAGAAACACTTAACCTGTCTCAGCTGAGTGGTTATAGAACCGGTGGTACAGTTCATATTATTGTTAATAATCAAATTGGTTTCACCACTACTCCCGAAGATGCAAGATCGTCAACTTATGCAACTGATGTTGCAAAAATGATTCAAGCCCCAATATTCCACGTAAATGGTGATGATCCTGAAGCTGCTTTATGGGTTACAAAAATTGCTTTTGAATATAAACATGTTTTTAAGAAAGATGTTGTAATAGATTTATTTGGATACAGAAGGCACGGTCATAATGAAGGTGATGAGCCAGGATTTACTCAGCCAATTCTTTATGACAAAATAAAAGCTCATCCATCGGTAAGAAAAATTTATCTCGATAAATTATTGAAAGAAGGAGTTATCACTTCAGAAGAAGCAGAAAAAATTCAATCATCATACGAAAAAGAACTATCAAAAGCTTTGGACTCAGTTAAGAAAAAGAGCACGACTTTCTCAAGCGAAGTTCCACTAGCTGTTCCCGCAAAATCAATTAAGTCAGTAAAGACACAGCCAACTTTTATTTCAGAGGAAATTCTAAATAAGGTAATAATCGGATTAACCACTTTACCAGAAAATTTCAATGGACATCCAAAGTTACAAAAATTTCTTGAGGCAAGAAGAAAGTTATTGGATAATTCAGCAAAAGCAGATTGGGCACTTGCAGAATCCATTGCATTCGGAAGCTTACTTCTTGAAGGAACACCAGTTAGATTAAGTGGTCAGGATAGTGTTAGGGGAACTTTCAGCCAGAGGCATTTGGCTTTAACTGATGTTAAAACGGGAACTGAATACTTTCCATTAAATCATCTGGATGCTAATCAGGCAAATCTTGAAGCGCTTGATAGTTCATTATCTGAAGCAGCAGTTCTGGGATTTGAATATGGTTACAGCACCGCAGATCCATTAGCATTAGTAATTTGGGAAGCTCAGTTTGGGGATTTTGCAAATAGTGCGCAAGTAATTATTGATAATTTTATTGTAGCTTCTTTTGAAAAGTGGAATGTTCCGAATAGTCTTGTTATGTTACTTCCTCACGGCTATGAGGGACAAGGTCCTGAACATTCAAGTGCAAGAATCGAGAGGTTTCTGATTTTGTGTGCAGAAGAGAATATGCATGTTTGCAATGTAACCACTCCAGTCCAATATTTCCACCTGTTAAGAAGGCAAATAAAATATAATCTTCAGAAACCATTAGTTATTTTTACCCCCAAAAGTTTATTGAGACATCCTGAAGCAAAATCTTCCAAAGAAGAATTTTTATCTGGTGAATTCAAAGAAGTTCTGGATGATCTGACAGTAACAGATAAATCTAAAATTACAAGAATTATCCTCACGAGCGGTAAAGTTTATTATGATCTAAAAAAGTTTCTTGATGTTAATAAGATAAAAGATACGGCAATAATTAGATTAGAGCAGTATTATCCATTCAAATCAGAAATGCTTAAAAGGATATTAAGTTCTTATCATAATTCTCAAAAGCTTGTATGGGTACAGGAAGAGCCACGAAATATGGGTGCCTGGAATTTTCTATGGCACAGATTGGAAGAAATTAAAAACAACAATCAAAAATTATATTGTGTCAGTCGTCCCGAAGGTGCTAGCCCAGCAGTCGGCTCAGCAAGAATTACACTTCAGCAACAGGAACAACTTATTAAAGAAGCATTTCAATAA
- the pdxH gene encoding pyridoxamine 5'-phosphate oxidase — translation MDENTLNNLRKNYEKGELLESQINPDPYRQFEIWFDDVLNSNIYEPNTMILATSLENKPSARVVLLKGFDSSGFKFYTNYNSRKGKELSLNPNAALLFYWMELERQVRIEGRVEKLSREESLEYFNSRPIESRYGALASNQSDLIPNREYLERKFSELKKKYGDNPPMPENWGGYKLIPELFEFWQGRPNRLHDRIVYQKSENSWKIFRLSP, via the coding sequence ATGGACGAAAATACTCTGAACAACCTCAGAAAGAACTACGAAAAAGGCGAATTGTTAGAAAGTCAAATCAATCCTGATCCTTACCGCCAATTTGAAATCTGGTTTGACGATGTTCTTAATTCAAATATTTATGAGCCAAATACAATGATTTTAGCAACTTCATTAGAAAATAAACCTTCAGCTCGTGTAGTTCTGTTAAAAGGATTTGATAGTTCTGGTTTTAAATTCTATACAAATTATAACAGTAGAAAAGGAAAGGAACTTTCTCTAAATCCAAATGCAGCACTGCTTTTTTACTGGATGGAATTAGAAAGACAGGTAAGGATTGAAGGAAGAGTTGAAAAACTAAGTAGAGAAGAGTCGCTTGAGTATTTTAATTCGAGACCCATTGAAAGTCGCTATGGTGCGCTTGCATCAAATCAAAGTGACTTAATCCCAAACAGAGAATATCTTGAAAGGAAATTTTCTGAGCTTAAGAAAAAGTATGGAGATAATCCTCCAATGCCTGAAAATTGGGGAGGTTACAAACTGATTCCTGAATTATTTGAATTCTGGCAGGGAAGACCAAATCGTTTACACGACAGAATTGTTTATCAGAAATCCGAAAATAGCTGGAAAATTTTCCGGCTCTCACCCTGA
- a CDS encoding T9SS type A sorting domain-containing protein, whose product MKKLIISFLFTVSIFSQVHHNIWYGFGPYGGSVYEISTNSRGNIATITNGGLSYFYYDWIHMYKTKDFQHATFLGTSDTLIACDADSLYWTADVSYHWHSIAPLLKPVNGIKIRKSPQIKFFLWSDTTFFTLEWNGQNYQTIYPGNGYINDIFLNADNSIIMATDVGVFKSTDDGINWTQLSLPSKNYFALAGDNIAPFKLATIADDSNLVYLSSNNGDNWIVTNNGLPQGAFELTDIDMNIYGQIFVGAKIGIYRTTNFGTNWGPFSDGLEYPDFGVMKVLKVNTVYCSGNRVYAGTDEGLFEKTNQSAYWNQIGPNNQQCLSLGKTPAMMDHLILGTPKGVKVNSYDWFVADNYGQDGFPINALILASGGSYALAAGIYPEGNGFIQRSTNSGFNWETVFSLPITSGKFNYFFQRKDSTQLYLALCEGINSFGLYISDIMNSPTQWEGIPNTEGMNFQFATSFLDQLNEIYFLVNDSLIYKSNNGGRTLTYVSFVPGGKLNSIYAVDHGTTKNIYACGHGIKVSTDFGLTWQDFGLNEYEVVRLIYESYSLLAATRNNGFFAKYHSQGDWLPFSGGLGDGKVINDALNFTSWVLHTATANHSVYFLWLIINDVEDKNDLNSPDNFVLMQNYPNPFNPHTRIQYIVNTTQFVTLKIFDLLGNEVATLVNEEKQPGVYEVEFSVGQNSSPDLASGIYFYQLQAGDFIATKKMILLR is encoded by the coding sequence ATGAAAAAATTAATTATATCCTTCCTGTTTACCGTTTCAATTTTCTCGCAGGTACATCACAATATTTGGTATGGCTTTGGACCATATGGCGGAAGTGTTTACGAAATTTCCACAAACTCCCGAGGAAATATTGCAACGATAACAAATGGTGGGTTGAGTTATTTTTATTATGATTGGATTCATATGTATAAAACAAAAGATTTTCAGCATGCAACTTTTCTTGGAACATCTGATACTTTAATTGCTTGTGATGCCGATTCACTCTATTGGACTGCCGATGTAAGTTATCATTGGCACTCAATTGCACCTTTATTAAAACCTGTCAATGGAATCAAAATCAGAAAATCACCGCAAATAAAATTTTTCTTATGGTCAGATACTACATTCTTTACGCTTGAGTGGAATGGACAAAATTATCAGACGATTTATCCCGGTAACGGTTATATCAATGACATTTTTTTGAATGCAGATAACTCAATTATAATGGCTACTGATGTGGGAGTATTCAAATCAACTGATGATGGAATAAACTGGACTCAATTATCTCTTCCATCAAAAAATTATTTTGCACTTGCCGGAGATAATATCGCACCTTTCAAACTTGCGACAATTGCTGATGATTCAAATCTTGTTTATCTATCAAGCAACAATGGAGATAATTGGATTGTAACTAATAACGGTTTACCACAAGGCGCTTTTGAGTTAACTGATATCGATATGAATATTTACGGACAAATTTTTGTCGGTGCAAAGATCGGCATTTACAGAACAACTAACTTCGGAACTAATTGGGGACCTTTTTCAGATGGACTTGAATATCCGGATTTCGGTGTTATGAAAGTCTTGAAAGTCAATACTGTTTATTGCTCAGGTAACAGAGTTTATGCAGGTACCGATGAAGGGTTATTTGAGAAAACAAATCAATCAGCATATTGGAATCAGATTGGTCCTAATAATCAGCAATGTCTTTCACTTGGAAAAACTCCTGCGATGATGGATCACCTGATACTTGGAACACCAAAAGGAGTTAAAGTAAATTCTTACGATTGGTTTGTTGCTGATAATTATGGACAAGATGGTTTCCCTATAAATGCTTTGATATTAGCTTCCGGTGGAAGTTATGCATTGGCTGCCGGTATTTACCCTGAAGGGAATGGATTCATTCAGAGGTCAACAAATTCCGGATTTAATTGGGAAACAGTTTTTAGTCTGCCAATAACATCCGGAAAATTTAATTATTTCTTTCAAAGGAAAGACAGCACTCAGTTGTATCTTGCTTTATGTGAAGGAATAAATTCATTCGGACTTTATATATCGGATATAATGAACTCTCCAACGCAATGGGAAGGAATTCCAAATACTGAAGGAATGAATTTTCAATTTGCAACTTCATTCCTGGATCAATTAAACGAAATTTATTTTTTAGTAAATGACTCTTTGATATATAAAAGTAATAACGGTGGAAGAACTTTAACTTATGTCTCTTTTGTACCTGGCGGAAAATTAAACAGCATATATGCTGTTGATCATGGAACGACTAAAAATATTTATGCATGCGGGCACGGAATAAAAGTTAGTACTGATTTTGGTTTGACCTGGCAAGATTTTGGTTTGAATGAGTATGAAGTTGTAAGATTAATTTATGAAAGCTATTCATTGCTTGCTGCAACAAGAAATAATGGGTTCTTTGCTAAGTATCATAGTCAGGGTGATTGGCTGCCATTTTCTGGTGGTCTTGGAGATGGTAAAGTAATTAATGATGCTTTGAACTTTACAAGTTGGGTATTACATACTGCAACGGCAAATCATTCGGTATATTTCCTCTGGCTGATAATAAATGATGTTGAAGATAAAAATGATTTGAATTCACCAGATAATTTTGTGCTAATGCAAAACTATCCCAATCCATTTAATCCGCATACCAGAATTCAGTATATAGTAAACACTACGCAATTTGTAACCTTAAAAATATTCGATTTGCTTGGCAATGAAGTAGCAACATTAGTTAATGAAGAAAAACAACCCGGTGTGTATGAAGTTGAGTTTTCCGTAGGTCAGAACTCCAGTCCTGACTTAGCAAGCGGAATATATTTCTATCAACTTCAGGCAGGAGATTTTATTGCAACAAAGAAGATGATTTTGCTGAGATAA
- a CDS encoding EamA family transporter translates to MRNSSDHTKGILAVFLTALLWSSGGLFIKLITLTPMQISFFRCLIAAIVFAILFRQKILKLNPLALLNSISYAAVLIFFVIATKTTTAANAIFLQSTAPIYVLIFEPLLTKTKWEKINVVTIAVCFVGMILFFMGDLTPGDIKGNLAALFAGVAFAAFFLGMKKNDKQYGEASIFYGNVIVAIVCIPFLFEMNSLTFSDLWKLTFLGVFQIAIAYALFSYGIKRILAVEASIISMLEPVLNPIWVFIGYGEVPSLYAIIGGVIIISAITIRTLIAGAPALKRKFTT, encoded by the coding sequence ATGAGAAATTCTTCGGATCATACAAAGGGTATCCTTGCAGTATTCCTAACAGCTCTGTTGTGGAGTTCAGGTGGACTTTTCATAAAATTGATTACACTTACTCCGATGCAAATATCTTTCTTCAGATGTTTGATTGCAGCTATTGTCTTTGCAATTCTATTCCGACAAAAAATCCTAAAGCTTAATCCATTGGCTTTGCTTAACTCAATCTCTTATGCAGCAGTTTTAATCTTCTTTGTTATTGCCACAAAAACTACTACTGCGGCTAATGCGATATTTCTTCAATCAACTGCACCGATTTATGTTCTGATCTTTGAACCTCTATTAACTAAAACAAAGTGGGAAAAGATTAATGTTGTAACAATTGCCGTTTGCTTTGTTGGAATGATTTTATTTTTTATGGGAGATTTGACTCCTGGTGATATCAAAGGAAATCTTGCGGCACTTTTTGCAGGGGTAGCTTTTGCAGCATTTTTTCTTGGGATGAAAAAAAATGACAAGCAGTATGGCGAAGCATCAATCTTCTACGGAAATGTTATTGTTGCGATAGTTTGTATCCCATTCCTGTTTGAAATGAATTCTCTAACTTTTTCAGATTTGTGGAAGCTCACTTTTCTTGGCGTATTTCAGATTGCAATTGCTTATGCTTTATTCAGTTACGGAATAAAAAGAATTCTGGCAGTTGAAGCTTCAATCATTTCTATGCTTGAACCTGTGCTGAATCCAATATGGGTATTTATTGGTTATGGGGAAGTTCCTTCTCTTTACGCAATCATCGGCGGTGTGATAATTATTTCTGCAATCACTATCCGAACCTTGATAGCAGGAGCGCCTGCACTGAAAAGAAAATTTACGACCTGA
- a CDS encoding archease: MSSKHTYLSHTADIAFDVEADSLEELFTEAFKGWLESVLEISNVEPSDEIDIKLKSESLEQLLVDFLNEINFLLTVKKILCLEVKKIEVNASEFLMRVLLGTVELNDNFILKEEIKSVTYHQMEIRQENGKYFVRVVFDI; encoded by the coding sequence ATGTCTTCCAAACATACATACTTGAGCCATACTGCTGATATTGCATTTGATGTAGAAGCTGATTCTCTTGAAGAATTATTCACAGAAGCATTTAAAGGATGGCTGGAATCGGTTCTCGAAATTTCTAATGTTGAACCTTCTGATGAGATAGATATTAAACTAAAATCTGAATCTCTTGAGCAATTACTCGTTGATTTTTTGAATGAAATAAATTTCCTTTTAACAGTTAAGAAAATTTTATGTCTAGAAGTTAAAAAGATTGAGGTGAATGCGAGTGAATTTTTAATGAGAGTTTTATTAGGTACCGTTGAATTAAATGATAACTTTATTCTTAAAGAGGAAATAAAATCAGTTACTTATCATCAGATGGAAATTAGACAAGAAAATGGTAAATATTTTGTAAGAGTTGTATTCGATATTTAG
- the tnpA gene encoding IS200/IS605 family transposase, with amino-acid sequence MPGTYSQIYIHIVFAVKGRENLLNKNLREEIFRYISGIIKEKGHKPIIVNGYSDHVHCFVGLKPSVAISDLVCYIKNNSSKFINEKKYFRGKFHWQEGYGVFSYSHSQIKKVYDYILRQEEHHRKKSFKEEYLELLNKFEIDYKPEFLFEWVE; translated from the coding sequence ATGCCAGGTACATATTCACAAATCTACATCCACATAGTCTTTGCTGTAAAAGGCCGAGAAAATTTATTAAATAAAAATTTAAGAGAAGAAATATTCAGATATATTTCAGGCATAATAAAAGAAAAAGGTCATAAACCCATAATTGTAAATGGTTATTCTGATCATGTTCATTGTTTTGTCGGATTAAAACCATCAGTTGCAATTTCAGATTTGGTATGTTATATAAAAAATAATTCCTCGAAATTCATAAATGAGAAAAAATACTTTAGAGGAAAATTCCACTGGCAGGAAGGATATGGAGTTTTTTCTTATTCTCATTCACAGATTAAAAAAGTATATGATTATATTTTAAGGCAGGAAGAACATCATAGAAAAAAATCGTTCAAAGAAGAGTACTTGGAATTATTAAATAAATTTGAAATAGATTATAAGCCAGAATTTTTATTCGAATGGGTTGAATAA
- a CDS encoding RtcB family protein has protein sequence MVINGIELKKIRDNLWEIPQTNGMRVPGRIYISREMLESTLSEDEALKQVMNVAHLPGIEKYSLAMPDIHWGYGFPIGGVAATNLDEGVISPGGVGYDINCGVRLATTSLTFEEIQPKLETLISKLFQNIPTGVGASGAIKKLSKSDLKKILEKGSVWAVENDLGNQSDIQFTEESGTLKNADFSVVSERALERGADQAGTLGSGNHFLEVDIVEEIYDANIAEVFGLFNGQVVIQIHTGSRGLGYQVCDDYLKVLLKASEKYGFKLPDKQLACAPIKSREGQDYLAAMQAAANFAWNNRQVIMHLAKKSFLDTFNMKESELGFRLVYDVCHNIAKIEKHRIGNELKEVCVHRKGATRAFPPGSEMIPEKYKSVGQPVLIPGDMGRYSYVAVGTEKAMEETFGSSCHGAGRNLSRHKALKVTKGRDLVDELKKKGIIIQAKGYKTIAEEMPAAYKDVADVVDVMHKEGITRKVAKLKPVGVIKG, from the coding sequence ATGGTTATAAACGGCATTGAACTAAAAAAAATTCGTGACAATTTGTGGGAAATTCCGCAAACTAACGGAATGCGTGTGCCGGGAAGAATTTATATTTCCCGCGAAATGCTTGAATCAACTCTCTCCGAAGATGAAGCACTCAAGCAGGTAATGAATGTTGCTCATTTACCTGGAATTGAAAAATACAGTCTTGCTATGCCTGATATCCATTGGGGTTATGGATTTCCTATCGGTGGAGTAGCTGCAACAAATCTTGATGAAGGAGTAATTTCACCCGGTGGTGTTGGCTATGATATAAATTGCGGCGTTCGTCTGGCAACTACATCATTAACTTTTGAAGAAATCCAACCCAAGCTTGAAACTTTAATTTCAAAACTTTTTCAAAACATACCAACAGGCGTTGGTGCAAGTGGAGCGATAAAAAAATTATCAAAGTCTGACCTCAAAAAAATTCTTGAAAAAGGTTCAGTATGGGCTGTTGAAAATGATCTTGGAAATCAAAGTGATATTCAGTTTACTGAAGAAAGCGGTACACTTAAAAACGCTGATTTTAGTGTTGTAAGTGAACGAGCTCTTGAAAGAGGTGCAGATCAGGCAGGAACTCTTGGTTCCGGAAATCATTTCCTGGAAGTTGATATTGTTGAAGAAATTTATGATGCAAATATTGCTGAAGTATTTGGTCTGTTCAATGGACAAGTCGTAATTCAAATTCATACTGGTTCAAGGGGTTTAGGTTACCAGGTTTGCGATGACTATCTTAAAGTGCTGCTAAAAGCATCCGAGAAATACGGATTCAAACTTCCTGATAAACAATTAGCTTGTGCACCTATTAAATCTCGGGAAGGACAGGATTACCTTGCGGCAATGCAGGCAGCTGCAAACTTTGCCTGGAATAACCGGCAAGTGATTATGCATCTTGCCAAAAAAAGTTTTCTTGATACTTTTAATATGAAAGAATCAGAACTGGGATTCCGGCTTGTGTATGATGTTTGTCATAACATTGCAAAGATTGAAAAGCACAGGATTGGAAATGAACTGAAAGAAGTTTGTGTTCATCGTAAAGGAGCTACCAGAGCATTTCCGCCGGGAAGTGAAATGATTCCTGAAAAATATAAATCTGTGGGACAACCAGTATTAATTCCGGGTGATATGGGAAGATATTCTTATGTTGCAGTTGGAACTGAAAAAGCAATGGAAGAGACTTTCGGAAGTTCGTGTCATGGTGCAGGCAGAAATCTTAGCAGGCATAAAGCATTGAAAGTGACAAAAGGACGAGACCTTGTAGATGAATTAAAGAAAAAAGGAATAATTATTCAGGCGAAAGGTTATAAAACTATCGCTGAAGAAATGCCTGCAGCTTATAAAGATGTGGCAGATGTTGTTGATGTAATGCATAAAGAGGGAATCACTAGAAAAGTTGCAAAACTAAAACCCGTGGGAGTTATTAAAGGTTGA